In Pristis pectinata isolate sPriPec2 chromosome 11, sPriPec2.1.pri, whole genome shotgun sequence, the following proteins share a genomic window:
- the rnf6 gene encoding E3 ubiquitin-protein ligase RNF6 isoform X3 produces MDSPNPANRRGNQQSPTENVNRSEDERSRQLERLSREEAYYQFINDLSEEDYRLMRDSNLLGTPGEITAEELQQRLNGAKEQLTTQSSVGSNEHEQSTENQGSDLSGESSNSDSLLEWLNTFRRTGNATRSGQSGNQTWRAVSRTNPNSGEFRFSLEININHEHEAVSGQSLDTATPEGNTNRNLENTQQQSLAPVASRTRSRTRAHVQPTAERASSENNLGAAVRVDEVESMEVGPPVAQRSIRSGTIEITTGRQRSRRQSANQQAALSVVGERRISRRRAGWQSVRTIHEEEQHSRIELAGLERHSIRSSVNENDLHGQMEQRRSYRNSQNRRSRSPLRRESVTVNSSDRTPSRREDYVERRQSARRQRTVDQSTMTTEEMQTVSGSTAVPSTVGGVLRQEAVDERERNHSNGSSSGVRRHPTIMLDLQVRRIRPGENRDRDSIANRTRSRVRMAENTVTFESDSGGFRRTISRSELAGIRTYVSTIRIPLRRISETGLGEPSSIALRSILRQIMTGFGELSSLMENDSDSELNQRVQQNPSDSFDSVSSQTSPNLNLSNSRNESTDRLAGDQSARVQLNENVQNENFDRAAESIETRQIRDTNSLVENGTLPILRLAHFFLLNDDDEEERQRGLTKEQIDNLMTRNYGNVSAENEVSKTCSVCINDYAVGNKLRRLPCAHEFHIHCIDRWLSENSTCPICRQPILGSSN; encoded by the exons GTGAAATTACAGCTGAAGAATTGCAACAGCGGCTCAATGGTGCTAAGGAACAGTTAACTACACAGAGCAGTGTTGGAAGTAATGAACATGAACAAAGTACTGAGAATCAAG GCTCTGACTTATCAGGGGAAAGCTCCAATAGTGATTCCCTCCTTGAGTGGCTTAACACATTTAGACGTACAGGAAATGCCACCCGCAGTGGACAGAGTGGGAACCAGACTTGGAGAGCTGTGAGTCGGACCAACCCCAATAGTGGCGAGTTCCGCTTCAGCCTAGAAATCAATATTAATCATGAACATGAAGCTGTCAGTGGCCAGTCATTGGATACAGCTACACCAGAAGGTAACACTAATAGGAAcctggaaaatactcagcaacaaAGTTTGGCTCCTGTTGCTAGTCGTACCAGAAGTCGAACTCGGGCCCACGTCCAACCGACTGCTGAACGGGCAAGTTCTGAAAATAATCTGGGAGCTGCAGTCAGGGTTGACGAAGTAGAAAGTATGGAAGTTGGTCCACCCGTGGCCCAAAGAAGCATCAGAAGTGGAACTATTGAAATAACAACTGGTAGGCAAAGGTCAAGAAGACAAAGTGCGAATCAGCAAGCAGCTTTAAGTGTAGTTGGTGAACGGCGCATCAGTAGACGAAGAGCAGGATGGCAGAGTGTTAGAACAATACATGAAGAGGAGCAACACAGTCGGATTGAACTTGCAGGATTAGAGAGGCACAGCATCCGAAGCTCTGTGAATGAGAATGACCTACATGGGCAAATGGAGCAACGCAGATCTTACAGGAATTCACAGAACAGACGTAGTCGATCCCCCTTGCGTAGAGAAAGCGTCACAGTAAATTCTTCAGATCGGACCCCATCTCGGCGAGAGGACTATGTTGAGCGGAGACAGAGTGCAAGAAGGCAACGGACTGTAGATCAATCCACCATGACCACAGAGGAAATGCAGACTGTTAGTGGGAGTACTGCTGTACCATCAACAGTTGGTGGCGTGCTTAGACAGGAGGCTGTggatgaaagagagagaaatcaTTCCAATGGGTCATCTTCAGGTGTTCGAAGGCATCCAACGATTATGTTGGATCTTCAGGTTAGAAGGATACGTCCTGGAGAAAATCGAGATCGTGACAGTATTGCTAATAGAACTCGATCCCGTGTCCGAATGGCAGAAAATACAGTGACTTTTGAAAGTGATAGTGGTGGTTTCCGCCGTACTATCTCACGATCAGAACTTGCAGGTATTAGGACTTACGTTAGCACCATCCGTATACCTCTGCGCAGGATATCTGAGACTGGGCTTGGTGAACCATCATCTATAGCCTTGAGGTCAATACTTCGTCAGATTATGACAGGATTTGGTGAGCTGAGCTCCCTAATGGAGAATGATTCAGATTCTGAACTTAACCAAAGAGTTCAGCAGAACCCATCTGATAGCTTTGATTCAGTTAGCTCACAGACCAGTCCAAACCTAAATCTCTCTAATTCAAGAAATGAGTCAACTGACAGATTAGCTGGAGACCAGTCAGCAAGGGTTCAACTGAACGAAAACGTGCAGAACGAGAATTTTGACCGTGCTGCTGAAAGCATTGAGACCAGACAAATTCGAGATACAAATAGTTTGGTAGAAAATGGTACCTTGCCAATATTACGGCTTGCTCACTTCTTCTTGCTgaatgatgatgatgaagaagaGCGCCAGAGGGGTCTGACCAAAGAACAAATTGACAATCTTATGACTCGGAATTATGGAAACGTTAGCGCAGAGAATGAAGTCAGTAAAACCTGCAGTGTTTGTATTAATGACTATGCAGTTGGGAACAAGCTTAGAAGACTACCCTGTGCACATGAATTTCATATTCACTGCATTGACCGCTGGCTTTCTGAAAACTCCACTTGTCCAATTTGTCGACAGCCAATCTTGGGGTCCAGTAATTGA